A region of Malaciobacter marinus DNA encodes the following proteins:
- the rplC gene encoding 50S ribosomal protein L3, which translates to MEFIVEKIGMSRTVSVPSVPVTLLKVLDTKVCEIAENSKAIVAFASGKKLNKAIEGQQKKYNISKEFNRFATMTVANTEAGDLDVSGLSEAKVLKSTFKTKGRGFAGGMKRWNFAGGPKSHGSRFHRAVGSIGNAEWPGRVQPGKKMPGHYGNTNVSLKNEVISFDVETGILVVKGSIAGPNGALGKVKVAK; encoded by the coding sequence ATGGAATTCATAGTTGAAAAAATCGGTATGAGTAGAACTGTTTCAGTTCCAAGTGTTCCTGTTACACTTTTAAAAGTTCTTGATACAAAAGTATGTGAGATAGCTGAAAACAGTAAAGCAATAGTAGCTTTTGCAAGTGGTAAAAAGCTTAATAAAGCTATTGAAGGTCAACAAAAAAAATACAATATAAGTAAAGAGTTTAACAGATTTGCAACAATGACTGTAGCAAACACTGAAGCTGGTGACTTAGATGTATCTGGATTATCTGAAGCTAAAGTTTTAAAATCGACTTTTAAAACAAAAGGTAGAGGATTTGCTGGTGGTATGAAAAGATGGAATTTTGCTGGGGGACCTAAGTCTCATGGTTCAAGATTTCACAGAGCTGTTGGTTCAATCGGTAATGCTGAATGGCCAGGTAGAGTTCAACCAGGTAAAAAAATGCCAGGACATTACGGAAATACAAACGTATCTTTAAAAAATGAAGTTATTTCATTTGATGTTGAAACAGGTATTTTAGTTGTAAAAGGTTCAATTGCTGGACCAAATGGTGCATTAGGAAAAGTAAAGGTTGCTAAATGA
- the rpsC gene encoding 30S ribosomal protein S3: MGQKVNPIGLRLGINRNWESRWFPSFSKLPANVAEDDKIRKYIKKELYYAGVAQTIVERTAKKVRVTIVAARPGIIIGKKGADVEKLKANLSKLVGKEIAVNIKEERKPQLSGQLSAENVAQQLERRVAFRRAMKRVMQNALKSGAKGIKVSVSGRLGGAEMARTEWYLEGRVPLHTLRARIDYGFAEAHTTYGCIGIKVWIFKGEVLAKGIPAEKAETSKPKRRPSKRRGK, encoded by the coding sequence ATGGGTCAAAAAGTTAATCCAATAGGTTTAAGATTAGGTATCAATAGAAACTGGGAATCTAGATGGTTTCCTTCATTTTCTAAATTACCTGCAAACGTTGCAGAAGATGATAAAATCAGAAAATATATCAAAAAAGAGTTATATTATGCTGGTGTTGCACAAACTATAGTAGAAAGAACTGCAAAAAAAGTTAGAGTTACTATCGTTGCTGCTAGACCTGGTATTATCATTGGTAAAAAAGGTGCAGACGTTGAAAAATTAAAAGCAAATCTTTCTAAATTAGTTGGAAAAGAAATTGCTGTTAATATCAAAGAAGAAAGAAAACCACAACTTTCTGGTCAGTTATCTGCTGAAAATGTTGCTCAACAATTAGAAAGAAGAGTTGCATTTAGAAGAGCTATGAAAAGAGTTATGCAAAATGCACTTAAATCTGGTGCAAAAGGAATTAAAGTTTCTGTTTCTGGTAGACTTGGTGGAGCTGAAATGGCTAGAACTGAGTGGTACTTAGAAGGTAGAGTTCCTTTACATACTTTAAGAGCTAGAATTGATTATGGTTTTGCAGAAGCTCATACAACTTATGGTTGTATTGGTATTAAAGTTTGGATTTTCAAAGGTGAGGTACTTGCTAAAGGTATTCCTGCTGAAAAAGCTGAAACTTCTAAACCAAAAAGAAGACCAAGTAAAAGAAGAGGTAAATAA
- the rplF gene encoding 50S ribosomal protein L6: MSRIGKRPISIPNGIEVTVDNTVVSVKKGSKVSSIETHGRVGIEVADNQVVLTRVNDTKESSAFWGTYRALINNAILGLEKGFAKSLEINGVGYRAAVKGKVLELQLGYSHPINYDIPEGLDITVEKNLIHVKGADKQQVGQAAAIIRGFRKPEPYKGKGVKYTDEVIVRKAGKTAK; this comes from the coding sequence ATGTCTAGAATTGGAAAAAGACCTATCTCAATACCAAACGGAATTGAAGTAACTGTAGATAATACAGTTGTAAGCGTAAAAAAAGGAAGTAAAGTTTCTTCAATCGAGACTCACGGTAGAGTTGGAATTGAAGTGGCTGATAATCAAGTTGTTTTAACTAGAGTAAATGATACTAAAGAATCATCTGCATTCTGGGGTACTTATAGAGCACTTATTAATAATGCAATACTAGGATTAGAAAAAGGTTTTGCTAAATCTTTAGAAATCAATGGTGTTGGTTATAGAGCAGCTGTTAAAGGTAAAGTTTTAGAACTTCAATTAGGTTATTCTCACCCAATCAACTATGATATTCCTGAAGGATTAGATATCACAGTTGAGAAAAACTTAATCCATGTTAAGGGAGCTGACAAACAACAAGTTGGTCAAGCTGCTGCAATTATCAGAGGTTTCAGAAAGCCAGAGCCATATAAAGGTAAAGGTGTTAAATATACTGACGAGGTTATCGTTAGAAAAGCCGGTAAAACTGCTAAGTAA
- the map gene encoding type I methionyl aminopeptidase, whose amino-acid sequence MAIAIRKPNEIQKLRDANVIVAKTLNYLNENVKPGMTLKEVDAMGEKFLTNLGARPSFKGLYGFPGAICTSLNEVIIHGIPSDVVLKEGDILGLDIGTELDGWYGDAAITMPIGKISKEDEELIACAKDSLLYAIDIIHEGMRFKELSKAIEDFIVARGYQPLIRFCGHGIGKKPHDEPEIPNYLENGSPKSGPKIKNGMVFCLEPMICHKDREPVILENDWDVVSSDGLRGSHYEHTVAVINGKAEILSTVVDN is encoded by the coding sequence ATGGCTATTGCAATAAGAAAACCAAACGAAATTCAAAAGCTTCGTGATGCTAATGTTATAGTTGCGAAGACTTTAAATTATTTAAATGAAAATGTAAAGCCTGGTATGACTTTAAAAGAAGTTGATGCTATGGGTGAAAAATTTTTAACGAATCTAGGAGCTAGACCGTCTTTCAAAGGACTATATGGCTTCCCTGGTGCTATTTGTACATCTCTTAATGAAGTTATTATTCATGGTATTCCATCAGATGTTGTTTTAAAAGAGGGCGATATTTTAGGCCTTGATATTGGAACAGAACTTGATGGTTGGTATGGAGATGCTGCTATTACTATGCCAATTGGCAAAATCTCAAAAGAAGATGAAGAGTTAATTGCTTGCGCAAAAGACTCTTTACTTTACGCAATTGATATTATACATGAAGGTATGAGATTTAAAGAGCTTTCAAAAGCAATTGAAGATTTCATAGTTGCAAGAGGGTATCAACCACTTATAAGATTTTGTGGACATGGGATTGGTAAAAAACCTCATGATGAACCTGAAATTCCAAACTATTTAGAAAATGGAAGTCCAAAATCTGGACCAAAAATTAAAAATGGAATGGTATTTTGTTTAGAACCTATGATTTGTCATAAAGATAGAGAACCTGTTATTTTAGAAAATGATTGGGATGTTGTATCAAGTGATGGATTAAGAGGAAGTCATTATGAGCATACGGTAGCTGTTATTAATGGCAAAGCTGAGATTTTAAGTACAGTAGTAGATAACTAG
- the rplO gene encoding 50S ribosomal protein L15 → MVLSNLQPAEGSIKNVKRVGRGQGSGMGKTSTRGQKGQKSRSGFKNKRGFEGGQQPIHRRLPKIGFFSRVQKPYSINVDKVKQVAQLEEITLDSIKSVYKLSKSVVKVKLIGSAAKDLASKIKDENITTTGK, encoded by the coding sequence ATGGTATTAAGTAATTTACAACCAGCTGAAGGTAGCATAAAAAATGTTAAAAGAGTTGGTAGAGGTCAAGGTTCAGGAATGGGTAAGACTTCTACTAGAGGTCAAAAAGGACAAAAATCTAGATCTGGATTTAAGAATAAAAGAGGTTTCGAGGGTGGTCAACAACCAATCCATAGAAGACTTCCTAAAATCGGTTTCTTCTCAAGAGTGCAAAAGCCTTACTCTATCAATGTAGATAAAGTTAAGCAAGTTGCACAGTTAGAAGAGATTACTTTAGATTCTATAAAATCAGTTTATAAATTATCTAAATCTGTTGTGAAGGTTAAATTAATCGGTTCAGCTGCAAAAGATTTAGCTTCTAAAATCAAAGACGAAAACATTACTACAACTGGAAAATAA
- the secY gene encoding preprotein translocase subunit SecY — protein MSKDLINKILITLGFIFLYRLLAYVPVPGVNIDVVKEFFDSNANNALGLVNMFSGNAVERLSIISLGIMPYITASIIMELLAATFPALGKMKKERDGMQKYMQIIRYTTIVITLIQSIGVSMGLNSLTGQSGQNAISIDMDTFIAVSSISMLTGTMLLMWIGEQITQKGIGNGISLIIFAGIVSAIPSAIGGTIDLVNNGQMNFLTVIAILVIVLATVGAIIYVELGERRVPVSYSRKVMMQNQNKRVMNYIPIKVNLSGVIPAIFASAILMFPATVLQGSQNEYLMAVADFLNPSSYTFNIFMFLFVVFFAFFYASITFNAKDISDNLKRQGGFIPGVRPGASTASFLNEVAGRLTFWGALYLAAISTVPWLLVKAMGVPFYFGGVAVLIVVQVAIDTMRKIEAQQYTNKYETLSAVGL, from the coding sequence ATGAGTAAAGATCTTATAAATAAGATTCTTATTACTTTAGGGTTTATATTCCTTTACAGGTTACTGGCATATGTGCCAGTACCTGGTGTTAATATAGATGTAGTAAAAGAATTCTTCGATTCTAATGCAAATAATGCATTGGGTCTTGTAAATATGTTTAGTGGTAATGCAGTTGAAAGATTGTCAATTATATCACTAGGAATTATGCCTTACATTACAGCTTCTATTATTATGGAACTTCTAGCAGCTACTTTCCCAGCACTTGGTAAAATGAAAAAAGAGAGAGATGGTATGCAAAAATATATGCAAATCATCAGATATACAACTATTGTTATTACTTTGATTCAATCAATTGGTGTATCAATGGGATTAAACTCTTTAACTGGACAAAGTGGACAAAATGCAATTTCTATTGATATGGATACTTTTATTGCAGTGTCATCTATATCAATGTTAACTGGAACTATGCTTTTAATGTGGATTGGTGAACAAATAACACAAAAAGGTATTGGTAATGGTATTTCATTAATTATCTTTGCTGGTATTGTTTCTGCAATTCCAAGTGCTATTGGTGGTACTATTGATTTAGTAAATAATGGTCAAATGAATTTCTTAACAGTAATTGCTATTTTAGTTATTGTTTTAGCAACAGTTGGAGCTATTATTTATGTAGAGCTTGGTGAAAGAAGAGTTCCTGTTTCATATTCAAGAAAAGTTATGATGCAAAATCAAAATAAAAGAGTTATGAATTATATTCCTATTAAGGTTAACTTATCAGGTGTAATTCCAGCTATTTTTGCAAGTGCAATTTTAATGTTCCCTGCAACTGTTTTGCAAGGAAGTCAAAATGAGTACTTAATGGCTGTTGCGGATTTTTTAAATCCAAGTAGCTATACATTTAATATTTTTATGTTTTTATTTGTAGTATTCTTCGCATTTTTCTATGCAAGTATTACTTTTAATGCAAAAGATATTTCAGACAATTTAAAAAGACAAGGTGGATTTATTCCAGGTGTTAGACCAGGAGCATCAACTGCTAGTTTCTTAAATGAGGTTGCAGGAAGATTGACTTTTTGGGGTGCATTATACCTTGCAGCGATTTCGACTGTTCCATGGCTACTAGTAAAAGCTATGGGTGTTCCTTTTTATTTTGGTGGGGTTGCTGTTCTTATTGTTGTTCAAGTTGCTATTGATACAATGAGAAAAATTGAAGCACAACAATATACTAATAAGTATGAAACACTAAGTGCGGTAGGTTTATAG
- the rpsS gene encoding 30S ribosomal protein S19: MARSIKKGPFVDAHLIKKVIKATEANDKKPIKTWSRRSTVLPDMIGLTFNVHNGRNFVPVNITENHVGYKLGEFAPTRTFKGHKGSVQKKVG, from the coding sequence ATGGCAAGATCAATAAAAAAGGGTCCATTTGTAGACGCGCACCTAATTAAGAAAGTTATCAAAGCTACAGAAGCTAATGATAAAAAACCTATTAAAACATGGTCAAGAAGATCAACTGTTTTACCTGATATGATTGGATTAACGTTCAATGTACATAATGGTAGAAACTTTGTTCCTGTAAATATTACTGAAAATCATGTTGGTTATAAGTTAGGTGAATTCGCACCAACAAGAACTTTTAAGGGACATAAAGGTTCTGTACAGAAGAAGGTAGGATAA
- the rplE gene encoding 50S ribosomal protein L5: MAARLFEKYKNEIKPVLESEFPKNKMLTAKLEKVVISVGAGEAMKDSKLMQNIQDTISLIAGQHAVKVIAKKSVAGFKVREGMPVGVKVTLRGENMYTFLDKLCSVALPRVKDFRGLKRNGFDGRGNFNFGLDEQLMFPEVVYDDIIKTHGMNISISTSTDNDAEAFRLLELVGIPFTKGRA, encoded by the coding sequence ATGGCAGCAAGATTATTCGAAAAATATAAAAATGAGATTAAGCCAGTTTTAGAATCTGAATTTCCAAAAAACAAGATGTTAACTGCTAAGTTAGAAAAAGTAGTTATCTCTGTTGGTGCTGGTGAAGCTATGAAAGATAGTAAATTAATGCAAAACATTCAAGATACTATCTCTTTAATTGCTGGTCAACATGCAGTTAAAGTTATCGCTAAAAAATCAGTAGCAGGATTTAAAGTAAGAGAAGGTATGCCAGTAGGTGTAAAAGTTACACTAAGAGGTGAAAATATGTACACTTTCTTGGATAAACTTTGTTCAGTTGCTTTACCAAGAGTTAAAGACTTTAGAGGTCTTAAAAGAAATGGATTTGACGGAAGAGGAAATTTCAACTTCGGTTTAGATGAACAGTTAATGTTCCCAGAAGTAGTTTATGATGATATCATAAAAACTCATGGTATGAATATTTCAATTTCTACAAGTACTGATAATGATGCAGAAGCATTTAGATTATTAGAGCTTGTTGGAATTCCATTTACTAAAGGAAGAGCGTAA
- the rplV gene encoding 50S ribosomal protein L22: MAKAILKFIRVSPIKARLIAREVQGMNAEYAIASLEFTPNKAAGIISKVIASAVANAGLEPEEAVVTSARVDKGPVLKRFTPRARGSASPKHKPTAHIMIEVAAAEKGDK; the protein is encoded by the coding sequence ATGGCTAAAGCAATATTAAAATTTATTAGAGTTTCTCCAATCAAAGCAAGATTAATTGCTAGAGAAGTTCAAGGTATGAATGCTGAATATGCAATTGCTTCATTAGAGTTTACTCCTAATAAAGCTGCAGGAATTATTTCAAAAGTTATTGCATCTGCTGTTGCAAATGCAGGTTTAGAACCAGAAGAGGCAGTTGTTACATCTGCTAGAGTTGATAAAGGTCCTGTTCTTAAGAGATTTACTCCAAGAGCAAGAGGTTCTGCTTCACCTAAGCATAAACCAACTGCACACATTATGATTGAAGTAGCTGCTGCTGAAAAAGGAGATAAGTAA
- the rplP gene encoding 50S ribosomal protein L16, with the protein MLMPKRTKYRKQMKGRNRGKAQRGNFLAYGDFGLKALEHGRIDSRQIEAARIAMTRKVKRQAKVWIKVFPDKPLTAKPLETRMGKGKGAVDKWVMNIKPGRVCFEMAGVGEELAREALTLAQHKLPFKTKIVTRDSENELY; encoded by the coding sequence ATGTTAATGCCTAAAAGAACTAAATACAGAAAGCAAATGAAAGGAAGAAATAGAGGTAAAGCTCAAAGAGGTAACTTTTTAGCATACGGAGATTTCGGACTTAAAGCTTTAGAACATGGAAGAATCGATTCAAGACAAATCGAAGCTGCCAGAATTGCTATGACTAGAAAAGTTAAAAGACAGGCAAAAGTATGGATTAAAGTTTTCCCAGATAAGCCACTTACTGCTAAACCATTAGAAACAAGAATGGGTAAAGGTAAAGGTGCTGTTGATAAATGGGTTATGAATATTAAACCAGGTAGAGTTTGCTTTGAAATGGCAGGTGTTGGTGAAGAGTTAGCAAGAGAAGCTTTAACTTTAGCTCAACATAAATTACCATTTAAGACTAAAATTGTAACAAGAGATAGCGAAAATGAATTATACTGA
- the rplD gene encoding 50S ribosomal protein L4, with amino-acid sequence MSKAIKLNEKFENNGELDLPAKYDEINSHNLYLYVKSHLSSLRANTARVKNRTEVRGGGKKPKAQKGSGGARWGSKRSPLFVGGGQIFGPTKRNYNQKVNKKQKALALSYALNAHAKQESLFVVDSVKVESGKTKDAVAVLNKINKRDTLIVVNSIEEKTYLSFRNIKNCYVIEKQEVNAYLISAYHSILIEKSVFDALTKEA; translated from the coding sequence ATGAGTAAAGCAATAAAATTAAATGAAAAATTTGAAAATAACGGTGAATTAGATTTACCAGCAAAATATGATGAGATTAACTCTCACAATTTATATTTATATGTTAAATCACATCTTTCATCATTAAGAGCTAATACAGCTAGAGTTAAAAACAGAACTGAAGTAAGAGGTGGTGGTAAAAAACCAAAAGCTCAAAAAGGTTCTGGTGGTGCTAGATGGGGTTCTAAAAGATCTCCACTTTTTGTTGGTGGTGGACAAATTTTTGGACCTACTAAAAGAAACTACAATCAAAAAGTTAATAAAAAGCAAAAAGCTTTAGCATTATCTTATGCTTTAAATGCTCATGCTAAACAAGAATCTTTATTTGTAGTTGATTCTGTTAAGGTTGAGTCTGGAAAGACTAAAGATGCAGTGGCAGTTTTAAATAAGATTAATAAAAGAGATACTTTAATTGTTGTAAATTCAATTGAAGAGAAAACTTATTTATCATTTAGAAACATTAAAAACTGTTATGTTATTGAAAAGCAAGAAGTTAATGCTTATTTAATTTCTGCATACCATTCAATACTAATTGAAAAATCAGTATTTGATGCACTAACAAAAGAGGCGTAA
- the rpsQ gene encoding 30S ribosomal protein S17, translating to MSIHKREIHGVVVKRSGDKTASVLVTRNVLHPRYHKTVKRFKKYLIHDEKNELNVGDSVVAIECRPISKTKSFRLKKIVATGVK from the coding sequence ATGAGTATACATAAAAGAGAGATTCACGGTGTTGTAGTAAAAAGATCTGGAGATAAAACAGCTTCTGTATTAGTTACAAGAAATGTTTTACACCCAAGATATCACAAGACTGTGAAAAGATTTAAAAAATATTTAATTCACGATGAAAAAAATGAATTGAATGTTGGAGACTCAGTTGTTGCAATTGAGTGTAGACCGATCTCGAAAACTAAATCTTTCAGATTAAAGAAAATTGTAGCTACAGGAGTTAAATAA
- a CDS encoding 50S ribosomal protein L23 encodes MADITDIKAILYTEKTIELQEDGVIVVQTSPRMTKSGLKEVFKEYFGVTPSKVNSLRQSGKVKRFRGRVGKRPDFKKFYVTLPEGAEIANLSA; translated from the coding sequence ATGGCAGATATTACAGATATAAAAGCAATATTATACACAGAAAAAACTATTGAGCTTCAAGAAGACGGTGTAATCGTTGTTCAAACTAGTCCTAGAATGACTAAGTCTGGTTTAAAAGAAGTTTTTAAAGAGTATTTTGGAGTAACACCTTCAAAGGTTAATTCATTAAGACAAAGTGGTAAGGTAAAAAGATTTAGAGGAAGAGTTGGTAAAAGACCTGACTTTAAAAAGTTTTACGTAACATTGCCAGAGGGCGCTGAAATAGCGAACCTATCAGCATAA
- the rpsH gene encoding 30S ribosomal protein S8: MMNDIIADALTRIRNAALRKLEVATLLHSNAVVGILEVLQQKEYIESFKVIDGENNKKTVQVTLKYDDNETSVINEIKRVSKPGRRVYKSFSELKNFKNGYGTIIVTTNKGIIANDEAYASKVGGELLCTVW; this comes from the coding sequence ATGATGAATGATATAATCGCAGATGCTTTAACTAGAATAAGAAATGCTGCACTTAGAAAATTAGAAGTTGCAACATTACTACACTCAAATGCTGTTGTTGGTATTTTAGAAGTATTACAACAAAAAGAGTATATTGAGAGTTTCAAAGTTATTGATGGTGAAAATAATAAGAAAACAGTACAAGTTACATTAAAATATGATGACAATGAAACATCAGTAATTAATGAAATCAAAAGAGTTTCAAAACCAGGAAGAAGAGTTTATAAATCTTTTTCAGAATTAAAAAACTTTAAAAATGGATACGGTACAATCATTGTTACAACTAACAAGGGTATAATCGCTAACGATGAAGCTTATGCTTCAAAAGTTGGTGGTGAGCTACTGTGTACAGTATGGTAG
- the rplB gene encoding 50S ribosomal protein L2, whose protein sequence is MALKKFRPITPARRFMSVMDTSDITSKPTVRSLLKRVKASAGRNNNGRITSRHKEAGAKKLYRIIDFKRNKFGVEGTISTIEYDPYRNCRICLVTYADGDKRYILQPSGLKVGDKVQAAESGLDIVTGNALKLVSIPVGTMVHNIELKPGKGGQIARSAGGYAQIMGREGKYVILRLPSGEMRKILGVCMATVGIVGNEDFINMVVGKAGRTRHLGIRPQTRGSAMNPIDHPHGGGEGKTNSGRHPVTPWGMPTKGYKTRKKKASDKLIISKRKK, encoded by the coding sequence ATGGCATTAAAAAAATTTAGACCAATAACTCCTGCAAGAAGATTCATGTCTGTTATGGATACTTCTGATATTACTTCTAAACCAACAGTTAGATCTTTATTAAAAAGAGTAAAAGCTAGTGCTGGTAGAAATAATAACGGTAGAATCACTTCAAGACACAAAGAAGCAGGTGCTAAAAAGTTATATAGAATTATTGATTTCAAAAGAAACAAATTTGGTGTAGAAGGTACTATTTCTACTATCGAATACGATCCATATAGAAATTGTAGAATTTGTTTAGTAACTTATGCTGATGGAGATAAAAGATATATTTTACAACCATCTGGATTAAAAGTTGGAGATAAAGTACAAGCTGCTGAATCTGGACTAGATATCGTTACTGGAAATGCATTAAAACTAGTAAGTATCCCAGTTGGTACTATGGTTCATAATATTGAGTTAAAACCTGGAAAAGGCGGACAAATCGCTAGATCTGCTGGTGGATATGCTCAAATTATGGGTAGAGAAGGAAAATATGTTATCTTAAGATTACCATCTGGTGAAATGAGAAAAATCCTTGGTGTTTGCATGGCAACTGTTGGTATTGTAGGAAATGAAGATTTCATTAATATGGTAGTAGGTAAAGCTGGTAGAACTAGACACCTTGGTATTAGACCTCAAACTAGAGGTTCTGCAATGAACCCTATTGATCACCCACACGGTGGTGGTGAAGGTAAAACTAACTCAGGAAGACATCCAGTTACTCCATGGGGTATGCCAACTAAAGGTTATAAAACTAGAAAGAAAAAAGCTAGTGATAAATTAATCATTTCAAAAAGAAAGAAGTAA
- the rplN gene encoding 50S ribosomal protein L14 has product MIQSFSRLNVADNTGAKEIMCIKVLGGSKRRYATVGDVIVASVKRALPTGKVKKGQVVKAVIVRTHKEVQRENGSLIRFDDNAAVILDGKKEPIGTRIFGPVAREVRYSGFMKIVSLAPEVL; this is encoded by the coding sequence ATGATTCAAAGTTTTTCTAGATTAAATGTAGCTGATAATACTGGTGCAAAAGAGATCATGTGTATCAAAGTTTTAGGTGGGTCTAAAAGAAGATATGCAACAGTTGGTGATGTTATCGTTGCTTCTGTAAAAAGAGCTCTTCCAACAGGAAAAGTAAAAAAAGGTCAAGTTGTTAAAGCAGTAATTGTAAGAACTCATAAAGAAGTTCAAAGAGAAAATGGTTCTTTAATTAGATTCGATGACAACGCTGCTGTTATACTTGATGGTAAAAAAGAACCAATTGGAACAAGAATTTTTGGACCAGTAGCTAGAGAAGTTAGATACTCTGGTTTCATGAAAATTGTTTCACTTGCTCCGGAGGTACTATAA
- a CDS encoding type Z 30S ribosomal protein S14: MAKKSMIAKAKRTPKFSSRAYTRCSVCGRPHSVYKDFGLCRICLRKMANEGLLPGVRKSSW, encoded by the coding sequence ATGGCAAAGAAGTCTATGATTGCTAAAGCAAAGAGAACTCCTAAGTTCTCTTCAAGAGCATATACAAGATGTTCAGTTTGTGGAAGACCACATTCAGTATACAAAGATTTTGGTCTTTGTAGAATTTGTTTAAGAAAAATGGCTAACGAGGGATTACTTCCTGGTGTTAGAAAATCTAGTTGGTAG
- the rplX gene encoding 50S ribosomal protein L24: MAIKLKIKKGDTVKIITGDDKGKTGEVLKVLPKQNKVIVKDCKVAKKTVKPDQEKNPNGGFVNKEMPIDISNVAKVEGN, from the coding sequence ATGGCTATTAAATTAAAAATAAAAAAAGGTGATACAGTTAAGATTATCACAGGTGACGACAAAGGTAAAACTGGTGAAGTTTTAAAAGTGTTACCAAAGCAAAATAAAGTAATTGTAAAAGATTGCAAAGTAGCTAAAAAAACTGTAAAACCAGATCAAGAAAAAAACCCTAATGGTGGATTTGTAAACAAAGAGATGCCTATTGATATCTCTAATGTAGCAAAAGTAGAAGGTAATTAA
- the rplR gene encoding 50S ribosomal protein L18: MSRAKEIAKKNALRIKRKKRVRGSISGTATVPRVTITKSNKYVSAQAIDDVAGNTLAAANSKTLGLSVTKESASKTAAIIAEGLKAKNIDTVVFDRNGYLYHGVVAAFADALRENGIKL, from the coding sequence ATGAGTAGAGCAAAAGAGATAGCAAAAAAGAATGCTTTAAGAATAAAAAGAAAAAAAAGAGTTAGAGGTAGTATCTCTGGTACAGCAACTGTTCCAAGAGTTACAATAACTAAATCTAATAAATATGTTTCAGCACAGGCAATTGATGATGTAGCTGGTAACACTTTAGCTGCAGCTAATTCTAAAACTTTAGGGTTAAGTGTAACTAAAGAGAGCGCTTCAAAAACTGCTGCTATTATAGCGGAAGGTTTAAAAGCGAAGAATATTGATACTGTTGTATTTGATAGAAACGGATACCTGTATCATGGTGTGGTTGCAGCATTTGCTGACGCATTAAGAGAAAATGGAATTAAACTATAA
- the rpmC gene encoding 50S ribosomal protein L29, which yields MNYTDIKDKSLTELNELLKEKKVLLFELKAKLKTMQLTNTSELRAVKKDIARIQTAITATK from the coding sequence ATGAATTATACTGATATTAAAGATAAAAGCTTAACAGAGTTAAACGAGTTATTAAAAGAGAAAAAGGTGCTTCTTTTTGAATTAAAAGCTAAGCTAAAAACGATGCAGTTAACAAATACATCTGAATTAAGAGCGGTAAAAAAAGATATCGCTAGAATTCAAACAGCAATTACTGCAACTAAATAA
- the rpsE gene encoding 30S ribosomal protein S5, whose product MAAVNREDFQEAIVKIGRVTKVVKGGRRFRFTALVVVGDKNGTVGYGTGKAKEVPDAIKKALDDAFKSLVSVSIKGTTIAHDIEHKYNASKILLKPAPEGSGLIAGGAARPVLELSGVKDIVAKSLGSNNPNNLVQATVEALARIKG is encoded by the coding sequence ATGGCAGCAGTAAATAGAGAAGATTTTCAAGAAGCAATCGTTAAAATCGGAAGAGTAACAAAAGTTGTAAAAGGTGGTAGAAGATTTAGATTTACAGCTTTAGTTGTTGTTGGTGATAAAAACGGTACAGTAGGTTATGGAACTGGTAAAGCTAAAGAAGTTCCTGATGCAATTAAAAAAGCTTTAGATGATGCATTTAAATCATTAGTAAGCGTTTCTATTAAAGGAACTACAATTGCACATGATATTGAACATAAATATAATGCAAGTAAGATTTTATTAAAACCAGCTCCTGAGGGGTCTGGACTTATCGCTGGAGGTGCTGCAAGACCAGTTCTTGAGCTTTCTGGGGTTAAGGATATTGTTGCAAAATCTTTAGGTTCAAATAATCCAAATAACCTTGTACAAGCTACTGTTGAAGCATTAGCTAGAATTAAAGGATAA